TACACGAGACTATCGCGGCGGATTGAATTCCGCCGATCGCCCAACGTTGGCCGGTGGACGCGGTATCGCCGGATTCATGTTGGGATTGCGCGGCGGCTGCGGCGCCAGTTGACGGGGCGGCGATGGCGAGCCGAAGCCGAAGAAATCGCGTAGCGACGGCGTTGTCTGCGCCGGTTGCTGCACCTGCGGCTTCCTCGGCGCGAGCTTTGGCGGCGCCACCGCGGCGGCAGCATTCGGCGCAGTCCCCGCATTTGGATTGGCGGCCCCGCCCTCAGGCGTCGTCGTCGCGACCGGCGTATCACCCTTGGCCTGCTCGCGACCGACCTCGCGCCGTGGCCAGGCATAGTCATCGGCGCGGCCTGCCGGCGGCGTCAACGGCTCGCCCTTCACCAGCGTCTTGGCCGCGAGTGCATCGACTGCGGCCGGACGCGATCCCGGTCCGCCCAGCAACTGGTCGGTCGCGATCGAGGCCGCAACCAGCGGCACGATTGGCCCCGCAAGCGGCCGCGGCGCGGGCTTGCCGGGCTCGGCGCTGGTATCGGGCGTTGCCGGCTCGCTCGGCAATGCGATCGGGCCTGAGCGCCCCGCCAGCAGACGCGTAATCTCGCGCTCGACATAGTGTGCGAGCTTGCGTGCGCCGGCCTTGGTGAAATAGACGCCATCAGAGGTGCGGAGCTGACGGATCTGGCCTTCGAAATCGGGGCCTTTCTGGAGGAAGCGGCCCGCTTCGTCGACAAAGCCGTCCCAGACGTCGACATAGGTGATGCCGGCCTTGGCCGCGCCTTCGCGATAGAGCGAGTCCAGGAATAGCATGTCCGCGGTACCCTTCGGACCGCGGATCGCGGGCAGGCCGACCCAGAGCACCGGCACGCCCTTGGCCTTGAGCACGCCGATCAGCTCCTCCATCTTCTTGCCATAGAGCTCGACCCAACGGTCGTCGCGGAATTCATAGACACCGTTCGGCGAGCGCGCGGTCTTTTCCGGTGCCGCGGTCTGTGGCGCATCGGCATTGTCGGCTTCGTCCTGCGGTAGGTCGGTGTCTGCCGGCTTGTCGTCGGGTTTGGCGGCGGCATCCGTGCCTGGCTTGGCGTCGGTCTT
This genomic interval from Bradyrhizobium sp. CB82 contains the following:
- a CDS encoding DUF459 domain-containing protein — encoded protein: MSKPKSFFRALTETGPLIALGTALAIMVSVAGPASAQFFNFPGFGGPSRPAPPRSGGGGWFGGDFFTPFQQQQQQQAPRQDFSRAPAPAKRDTIAEKNVLVIGDSMADWLAYGLEDAYTEQPDMGVIRKHKTTSGLIKYQPKGEPSDWAAAAKGILETEKPDVIVVMLGLNDRMAIREPAPDKSDKPADKKNDKGARAKQGKPGDAKTDAKPGTDAAAKPDDKPADTDLPQDEADNADAPQTAAPEKTARSPNGVYEFRDDRWVELYGKKMEELIGVLKAKGVPVLWVGLPAIRGPKGTADMLFLDSLYREGAAKAGITYVDVWDGFVDEAGRFLQKGPDFEGQIRQLRTSDGVYFTKAGARKLAHYVEREITRLLAGRSGPIALPSEPATPDTSAEPGKPAPRPLAGPIVPLVAASIATDQLLGGPGSRPAAVDALAAKTLVKGEPLTPPAGRADDYAWPRREVGREQAKGDTPVATTTPEGGAANPNAGTAPNAAAAVAPPKLAPRKPQVQQPAQTTPSLRDFFGFGSPSPPRQLAPQPPRNPNMNPAIPRPPANVGRSAEFNPPR